In the Ictalurus furcatus strain D&B chromosome 13, Billie_1.0, whole genome shotgun sequence genome, tatGTATTGTGATGTTGTGGACAGAAATCTATTATAGATCATTATGAATAGGAAAATGTACTGAGACAACCTTGTGTTCATGCCTGTCTAATATGGAGaggtaatgaaataaataaattaattacattaattaaaAGTTACTGGTGATTCCCTTTGGTTGTTCCTCAGCACAGCAATGCCACTTCCTGTGTAGATATTATACAAGCACATGTGAGGCATCCTGTGATCGGAATAAAAACCCATCCATGTTTCTTTAAATTCCTCTCAGTCAGAGTTTAATGTAGTGCTCTACAGACCAGTTTGATAAGTTTCTCAGTTATAAGCAAGCAGGTTCCCTAGTCTGACTTTCTAAAAGCAGTGTAGAATTCCATTCACATCACTATTTGAGATTTGATTAATGATTGACACATTATACTCAGCACATTATGTGGCTATAAGCTCAGACAGGCAACATGATTTAATGCTTAAATGTGattatttcaatttaatttcaaatatttttttaaatacctgaTCAGATTTGTATATTTTGAGAAAGCAACAGCATGAgaatttaaagaataaaaccgAAATCGataataaatatgtgtaaaaaCTGCCCATTAAGCCTTTCCAACAGCTTCCTTCAAGCAATATgctatttaaatgaattaagaCTGATAACAAATGGGCTTTGAGGAGCACAGGTGCATTGATAATGGTGAACTTTGTCTACCAGATGTATCCTCCATCATCAGTCTCTTCTGGTTCaggctcttcttcttcttcagcctCTTCTGCAttctcctctgtctctttctcttcttcatccTCCCATCCCACTCCACTGCCAAAGTCTCCAGAGTAGCCCACTAACTCATCtgcatgagagaaagagacacttGTGAATATACACAGTAGACAGCTTTTTGAATGGCTGAAACATTAACAAACTGTATGTGTCCAATACGAACAATGAAATATACAAGTTCTAACAAACTGTATGTGatccaaaatataaatataaataaaatataaactcatCATTACATTTGGAGACTATCTACAGCCTCATTCCTAAAGTAGGTATTTTCTAAAGTAGTCTATTAAAGTATAGGATGATAGGAGAAAGGGGGTAGCACAAGTTTTCACCCTTGGGGTCGTGACCCCATGTGGTGTTGTTTGATGTGCAGATGGGCGCAcgatggtttagtggttagcacgttcgcctcacacctccaggggctgggggttcgattcccaccatggccctgtgtgtgcggagtttgcatgttctccccgtgctgcgggggtttcctctgggtactccggtttcctcccccagtccaaagacatgcatggtaggctgattggcatgtctgaaagagtccgtagtgtatgaatgggtgtgtgaacgtgtatgtgattgtgccctgcgatggattggcaccctgtccagggtgtaccccgccttgtgcccgatgctccctgggataggcttcaggttccccgtgaccctgaaaaggataagtggtatagaagatggatggatggatattattattattaacatttaataagcTTAATTAAATTTGgagctgtgctgtgctgtgctgtgcccATCCaatcattttctataccacttatacTGCAGGGTCGTGGGGCGCTGTGTCCAAAACACCATAATTTTAATCAAAGTGGCCTTTATGCCTTTATGCTGGCAGCACTTACCAGCACACACATGTAAATGGTTTCTAGCAagaaacactacaaaatacaatttaataaaGATCTTATAATCTAAATAGCACGTGGGCAATATTTCAGTCTGTAGCATATTAAAGTGCAGGCTCCAGTGATCAAATCTGCGAAACTGCCTCAGAGTGTAGAAGTGAAAATCACATTGGATTAACAAATGTTATATGATCAAATACAGTGCATGATTACGGATATTTGCATGTTATATTTACTAAACCAGTGCAAAAAAGAGTTCAAGAAAGCATTGTATAGTAATACCTGTTATAAGAATTGTAATTGTATAGGATACCTGTTACCATAAAGGGCATACTATTTTATGATTTAGTATGCTTGTTATGCATACTTTAAAATAGACAGCtgtaattgaaaatgaatgagttCTGGacacttcaaaacacacactataacaGGTAATACCACTAATATTAAACTCCAACAAGTCTTTACCCAAGGGCCTAAGGATAATATCTGAAATATTAAGGATGCTGTTGGCCTTTGCTATAATGGTAAGGGCAGTGAATCTCATGGAAATCAATACATCCAATAATTGCTTTCCATGTTTAACAGCCAACATGAGGCAATTTTACAGGAGCAGGTGATGCAAACACTCTTTTCTCATGATATTCCCATGTTCCAGGATGATACCCCAAGATATACTGTTGAAATTATTCAAGAGTGGTTTGATGAGCACCTGCATGAAGTCAAGCACCTTCCATGCCCTCCCCAATCACCAGATTTCAACATCATTGAATCTTTAGTCAATCGTAAGTTCTGGAATGCAGACAACAAAGTACACCTACTTCCTTCCTCTTGAAGAATGGTCCAACATCCCACCACAAACCATTCAGAACTTGTATGGTAGCATTCCAAGAAAGATTAAAGCTGTTCTGGAGGCAGGAGTTGACCCTACTCCTTACTAGCTCCTTGATACTAATATATTGTTAtgggtttcttttattttgtccaGCCTTGTGTTcttacacatttatattattgagTGTCAGAAATGTCCATGATTATTGGCACAAAGCATAAGATTGCAGtaatatattctttatatttttgtgACCATCTGTGAAGTGTGGAGCATGTTACAGATTTCAAATGCCACAACCTCCTGTTGCACTGCTCATTTATGACCATGAAAAACTCCCACAGATcacaaatgtggaaaaaatcagCTTATTCCCAACCAAACTAGCAatatctacacaatatacaAGCATATTACACTTACACATGGTTGAAAGTAGAGCCTGAAGTATTAGCAACAatcattttgtttctcattttgatCATCAAGGctatttaaactgaaaatgaattgCCAAATGCCTAATTACCAAACATTGCTTTTATTCCATATATACCACTCACCACAGTCAGGCTTGCCATGAACCCGTGACCCAGTGACCTCAGTGCCATGTAGGTCAACACACCAGCATTCTGCTCTGCTCTGGTCACACTGTAGCTTCCTGTAATAGCCATCCTCATCACAGCTCGGGATGAACATACCTACATACAAAGAGCATTGTTAAATATTCATTTGCTCTGTATTTTTGTGAGAGCATGAAGTCAGCTATGCATAAGTCATTGAAACAGCAGTATATATTAGTGATTATTGTTGAACAGTGATGTCAGAGAAAGATGGGGTACATGAATGGCACTTTAGAGATATGAGATTAGAAAGCATTTATAAAAAAGATAAGAAAGCTTATCAGTAGCCAAAGAAAGACTCTTCCAGCTATTTCCGGTTAATGGACTGAAGCTAGAGCAAAAGGCTGTGGTTTGATCCCAGTGATAGCAGGCTGTTATTGACACTGTGTCCTTTAGCACAAAAACCTTTCTGTTCGGTTTGGGGGCCGATGTACAGTATGAAggaaatgtacatttacatgtaacatgtaaattCTTTTTCCCTAACTGTGGTAAAGTTAAAAAGGTGATTTcaattttaatgtgttttcccCCATATATGAATCGAATAGAATTTCTGTAGACCCAGAGACATGTCTTCTGTACAGGGATGGATACTGTTAACAAACCAGTGACAGCATTATGACTGGTTCATTGTTTGTGCCTCCTGAGGGGACATCTGTCATCCAACACAGTCAGTCTACATTACAGCTCAATGTAGGTGTCTTATACATCAGCTAAAACAGAATGAGAGTGGGGAGATCATATGACAGGGCGACAAAGAGGTACTGTGAAAGACGGACCAAGGGAgtgagaaaataataaaagaactgATCAGCCTGCtagttgtaaataataataataataataataacaacaacaacaataacaacaataataatacattattacaatttattaaaggttaatttaaaatgataatggacatttttcatttagatttaaaaacagttatatagttgttgttttttgttttttgtatttcttcCTCCAGCTGAGCTACACAAGCAcacgtacaaacacacacaaaaagcccCCGGGAAATGTTAAGcttctctctatctcttatTCTCCTTTTAGCCCCATAATCCCAGTGTAATTAGCAGTAAAACCATAACAGTGGCCAGTAATCGACCTAATCAACCCCAAACTGTACCTTCTGCTGCCCTATTGCAGAAATTACACAATtactcaatacacacacacacacacacacacacacacacacacacacacacactatgatgTACCTGGTTTCCTCTTGGCTACCTCCTTCACTTGGAGTCTCTCAATCTCAGCCAGACAGGGGGGCTCTAAAGGACAGAAGACTCATCTCAAATGGTAATCAAAATGTCTCAATTACCAGAACAATCTTTGCATAACTCCACAGCGTCATAATAAAAGCTTCAtcaaaatgtgaaaatgggaGAATTATATCTCCTCCAATcaatagataaagagagatcCTAAATCAACTCACTCTCCCTCCAGAAGCAGAGACACCATTCGGCCGTGGACACCTTGCCATCACGGTACGAGTCGCAGGAGTTGAAGAACGGTCTGATACACACCTCATACTTCTCTAGGTTTATAGCAGCCAGCTCAGAGTGGTCCAGGTAGAGGTCATTGCTGGTGTCCAGCTTGGAGAACATCCAGCCAATCGAATCTTTGCAGCCTGCCACCAAGTTCTTCTCAAACACTGcagcaggagcaggaggagatcacttaatgtatgtgtgtataataacCTAGTGAGTCAACGTGTGTTTATTGTCACTAAAAGATAAAATATGCGCTGTTACTAACCTGAAGCTGTTCCTGATCCCTGTCTGCCAGAGCTGTTCATTTTAGCATTGCCATGGAGAAGCTGGAACCAATCCCTGAGCCTGTCCCCCAAATCTGCCAAGTCCTGTCCCGTGCAGCTCTCTatagagggggggggggggatctattaaattttatttgtttagcgcATTtcacaatagacattgtcacaaagcagctttgcagaaatccaGGCTTAGACCTAGACCCCcagtgagcaagccagaggctcAAGTCACAAGCAAAACCTCCCTGAAACAACACAAGGAAGAACCCTTGACAGGAACCAGACACaaaacccatcctcttctgagcaaaatgtaaaaagaaaacagaaaaagagacagtAGAAAGAAACCAAAGATAATATGCAGACATCTTTGTATTCACCGTCCTTGgacctttccacattttgtagtattaAATCCTAAAATTGAAATGGATTTACCAGGGATAATGTGtcatgaatttattattttattagctAATGAGTGGAAGTCAATATTGTTCGGCCAGAAAAGGGACACTCATTCATTACTGTACACAGTGCATTGGTCTGTAATTTAAACCTCAGTGTCAAGTTAAGATTAATCCCAACTCCACTGCTCATCTTCTCCACTTTACCCGATATTCTTTATGTGCTTCACTGCAAAGTGCAAAAAGATCATCTACTTCTGCTGGCAAGACTTGTAGACTGTGgcagcattttatatttatataatgtactgtagctacagtgctgtgaaaaagtatttatccCATCCTGACTTCTTCTCTTTTTATGTATAACTCATACTAACATGTTCCAgataaagataaaacaaaggcaacctgagtaaacacaaaatacagtttttaaatgataatgttatttattcaagcaaaaaagttatccaataccaactgggcctgtgtgaaaatgtatttccccaaatctatgaaactgcattcataatgggattcagcaaccaggcctgattactgcaaaccctgttcaatcaaatcaacacttacatagaactttttcaacagcatgaagttggttaaaaggtcttaccccgGAACTATGCcagaattgaaagaaattccacaatacacacacacacacacacacacacacacacatatatatatatatatatatatatatatatatatatatatatatatatatatatatatattcttatttacaaaaatgtatgtatatttacaaCATTACTTGTTACATTACACTGTCATTAGATTACAAAAAACTTGTAAACACTGCTGTCTAATATAGCTGCTGAGGGCATGATGGTAAATTTGAGAGCTTTTTCTCTTATGACTGCCATAATCCATCTGTCTATattatttttcctctcttggaaagtcatgggaaAGAAATACTGgccttttttgttctttcactgttggagcaaatggtaatgcaaaaaggatatttgctctGGTCTCCCATATCCCTCTCTAGAtgtttaccctgctatagtttacttaaatccagaaatggatgtatatacatgaacacaatccattatagctgatgtatcatgtagcatgattgaagtgatgTGCAAGTCTCAAAAttgtttttggaaatgtcttgaatatggtattaaaaagaattaaatttgaAGTGCTGACACCTGCAGATACCCTGTTGACAGCAATGGACAGTGAAAAAGTCAACACTATCATGCTGTGTTCCTGTGCTTCGGAGGAAACTTGTAGTGTTTACTATCACTGTACCATCACAAAAACACAGTTGACAGCTTTTTCCACACATATTTCCACCttgtcagtccgtacaggatttcatggcgttttttttttttgtgattgctgtggccaaaaatgctttttctgcggcttttttcaaaatgtttgatgcaatttgcagtttttttgtactttttttttcagaaaacaactagaattggcaaaattgcagttgcatgaaattgttttgcacggtctttcacaatgatgtttgttggtaaatgagaccttttagaaGTACTCATGTTCagcgcacgtgaatcgaagagagctTTTGGTGAATGCATgttctgatgatgtcacatggcgattttgaaaaactgcaagctcctctgaattgCGTGATGaatgcgttcatttctgcgatcacaaaatcctggagggactgaactGTGAGACTTTGGCACAAGATGATTCaatttatttcaaaaaaaatattttgatcatGTGAAGTACAGGATCGCTGATTTTTAAATTGGTTTGTCTTACAAATACTGTAAGGATTCAAACAGCACTAGGAGGATAGGATATAATAGAGAACATGAACAGTGACAGATGAATCTTAAAAGCAATCcaaaacatgttccaaaaatCTAAATTGTGTATTTCAGTGTTGCCTATTGGCTTTTACAAACTTACATAAAAGTGAAAATTCAACTAAGCTCAACAATAACGATAAAGTATATACCATTACATTAgtctttgtatgtgtgtgtgtgtgtgtgtgtgtgtgtgtgtgtgtgtactcacctGGTTTGGAAACAGAAGGTGTTTCTGTCTCAGGTtttggaacaggctcactaacaCATGGACAGGGTCCTGCACACTTAACAGCTAGCGTTTTACCACTCAAACATGCCTGCTGCTCCAGCTTACActagagagatgtgtgtgtgtgtgtgtgtgtgtgtgtgtgtgtgtgtgtgtgtgagagagagagagagagagagagagagagattaaaataaaattacaatgcTTTCTTTCACTTCATTGCCATTCCATTATGTCCATCTCcctcatttacatacacacaaacatggaaACGGACTATAATGTAATATGTTgtcaatttatttgtataaatatactgtatattttaagtcCTAAAATATACAGCATCTTTGTATAGTGCACAAAACACatataacatgtaacattaatattaatgatgtTTGTGCctgagtatatattttatgctGCAGGTGTAGAATGGAGCATTTTCCCTTATAAGAGCAAGAATGTccattttgagtgtgtgtgtgtgtgtgtgttggaatgTGCCTGTTGttaagtgtgtgggtgtgagtgtgagagaggtttGCTGTAGCTGAATGCAGCAGTTTGATTAATGGCCTTCGATGATTTGAGCGGCGGATCACTCGCCTGCTGCtggatttattgatttatgtattgtttttaattttgacCTTGTGCACAAGAGTGATAAAGCAAAATGCAAGCATCATCCTGTCCaccttctcttcctccctccttctGATTCTGCTCTCGCTTTCCCCCTCAGTCCCCCCCACCTTCActtctctctcacgctcttaACTCTAGTCACCcgtataaatatttgatttggtTCCTGGTTGAGCAAGATGGGAAAATCAGCAGTGCTAATGCAccattttgtgtgtatttgtgagttTAGAGTGTGTATTTGCACATGTCTGTGTACCTGTGAAGCATAGTTATGTCCATCAGATCCGCACACAGGGTTTGAGGCTGACAGGGGACATGGTTTACAGCTGCTTACGTGAGGCTTCGTGTCAGGCTGCCTGATCCTACAATTCACCAGAACACAGAAGATCAGTGGAACGTCCTGTACACTGTACCACTGATTTGAATGTCAGCCCCAATGTATGattataatcatttatatttttagcGCAAACTTTTTCATGGTATTGGCATATCCAGAAgctctacataaatatgatgtaCTTGTTAGACCATTATCCTATTAGCACCGACAGCCATAAGGAAGTGTACTAAAGCCAAGTGATAACATTTAATTCCTTGTTCAACAGCTTATAGCTACAAAAATGACCCATAATGTGATCATGCTGTTTCAGACTCCATCAACAGCTAATGGTGCTGAGAGAAAGAACCAAGCAATATCattccctcatctctctctctctctctcgctctcccccaTTGCTCACATTCGAACCCAGACATCGGGGGAAATAAACGCCCATTGCTACAGATATAAACTCTACAGGCAATGATGTTTCAGGTCATTAGTGCTGGCAATTCCATTGTAGCTTTTTAAAGATGTTCTCCTGTACACTAGATAAATGTGGCACACAAACCTTAAGTACACACATAACACAGTCATCACCTCACATGTGTATTCACCATTCACATGAGAACCCAAATGGATATGcatttacaaaaagaaaatacacacacatacagtaatgCGTtacaatattaatttaaaaaaaaaaaaattcagacgTTCAGAACTGTTATTTTGTGATTGATGGTCCATGCCTGAAATATGTTTATAAGAAAAAACAATACTACATTTATAAACCATGGAAACATTGTATAACTGGAAGGCCTTTGTTCAGCATACCACCCAGGTCTCCCGCTTTTTCTTTGTCTACCAATTTGCACATACATAAGCTATGCTGTATAAATTATGCAATCTGGTTCATCCTGCTGCCTCTACAGTACAGTAAGTGTGTATTTTGTATTCAATACACTGTCCTCTGTATTAACTTTTAGCTTTTGTGTTGCATGTCTGAAACGTTGCATGTCTATTTTACTTTCACTACTTTATGTAGTGCTGTGTACGGtactgctgttttgttttgtgtgctgCAAAACAGTGCATGAGGATTGATTTCATCACGGTACACAGTATGTCTATATGGATGATATGGCAGATAGAAATGACTTCACTTTGCTGTTACATGTACTTACAGGTGAAAATGAATGTCAAAATATAAGAATACAGAATGACCAggcctcatccatccatccatccatcttctatactgcttatccttccttcagggtcacaggggaacctggagcctatcccagggagcatcgggcacaaggcagggtacaccctggacagggtgccaatccatcgcagggcacaatcacatacacattcacacacccattcacacacccattcacacactacggacactttggacatgccaggcctcatttatcagtcATTTATTGTGTACATTTTCCATAGGTCAAATCAGAATGAAAAATTCCCACCACAT is a window encoding:
- the LOC128616730 gene encoding testican-2-like isoform X3, which translates into the protein MCINRKKLEHRIRQPDTKPHVSSCKPCPLSASNPVCGSDGHNYASQCKLEQQACLSGKTLAVKCAGPCPCVSEPVPKPETETPSVSKPESCTGQDLADLGDRLRDWFQLLHGNAKMNSSGRQGSGTASVFEKNLVAGCKDSIGWMFSKLDTSNDLYLDHSELAAINLEKYEVCIRPFFNSCDSYRDGKVSTAEWCLCFWREKPPCLAEIERLQVKEVAKRKPGMFIPSCDEDGYYRKLQCDQSRAECWCVDLHGTEVTGSRVHGKPDCDELVGYSGDFGSGVGWEDEEEKETEENAEEAEEEEEPEPEETDDGGYIW
- the LOC128616730 gene encoding testican-2-like isoform X2, producing MLRCSGRCAERKRAGQHRRQFPGRRAMAVYYLPIQPQDKALESLQRRVDTTKDPCQKVKCNWNKVCVSQNYQRPMCINRKKLEHRIRQPDTKPHVSSCKPCPLSASNPVCGSDGHNYASQCKLEQQACLSGKTLAVKCAGPCPCVSEPVPKPETETPSVSKPESCTGQDLADLGDRLRDWFQLLHGNAKMNSSGRQGSGTASVFEKNLVAGCKDSIGWMFSKLDTSNDLYLDHSELAAINLEKYEVCIRPFFNSCDSYRDGKVSTAEWCLCFWREKPPCLAEIERLQVKEVAKRKPGMFIPSCDEDGYYRKLQCDQSRAECWCVDLHGTEVTGSRVHGKPDCDELVGYSGDFGSGVGWEDEEEKETEENAEEAEEEEEPEPEETDDGGYIW
- the LOC128616730 gene encoding testican-2-like isoform X1, producing the protein MLRCSGRCAERKRAGQHRRQFPGRRAMAVYYLPIQPQDKALESLQRPGVDTTKDPCQKVKCNWNKVCVSQNYQRPMCINRKKLEHRIRQPDTKPHVSSCKPCPLSASNPVCGSDGHNYASQCKLEQQACLSGKTLAVKCAGPCPCVSEPVPKPETETPSVSKPESCTGQDLADLGDRLRDWFQLLHGNAKMNSSGRQGSGTASVFEKNLVAGCKDSIGWMFSKLDTSNDLYLDHSELAAINLEKYEVCIRPFFNSCDSYRDGKVSTAEWCLCFWREKPPCLAEIERLQVKEVAKRKPGMFIPSCDEDGYYRKLQCDQSRAECWCVDLHGTEVTGSRVHGKPDCDELVGYSGDFGSGVGWEDEEEKETEENAEEAEEEEEPEPEETDDGGYIW